In a genomic window of Verrucomicrobiota bacterium:
- a CDS encoding cupin domain-containing protein: MPNTSQPGWRFVSFNEAEVEQVPGRTHHWYFKPGMVPDTNLLFVRAHLQPGQAHRFHYHPQMEEILYMLSGTAEQWVEKEKRIMRAGDSLYLPAGVVHGTYNIGSEVLDFLAILSPAKSAEPPTVEVGDQEPWKSLRG; encoded by the coding sequence ATGCCGAATACTTCGCAGCCAGGCTGGCGGTTTGTTTCGTTCAACGAAGCCGAGGTCGAGCAAGTTCCCGGGCGGACGCATCATTGGTATTTCAAGCCGGGCATGGTGCCGGACACGAACCTGTTGTTTGTCCGCGCGCACTTGCAGCCGGGTCAGGCGCATCGGTTTCATTATCATCCGCAGATGGAGGAAATTCTCTACATGCTTTCCGGCACGGCCGAACAATGGGTGGAAAAGGAAAAGCGCATCATGCGCGCGGGCGACTCGCTTTATCTGCCGGCGGGCGTGGTGCACGGCACTTACAACATCGGCAGCGAGGTGCTCGACTTTCTGGCCATCCTCTCGCCCGCCAAAAGCGCCGAGCCGCCCACGGTGGAGGTCGGCGACCAGGAGCCGTGGAAATCATTGCGCGGATAA
- a CDS encoding lysoplasmalogenase produces the protein MPTRVVLLTIAILGSSAVAIWGHETHSASRWVVYLFKPLSTGLILLLALIAPGPGLARYKWAIVTGLAFSLAGDVFLMLPGNLFLAGLLSFLVAHIAYLVAFTSDVRFGKRPLVFLVWFLVGVPMLLLQWPGIPAALRIPVVLYTIFILAMAGQATSRALSLSVPGAWAAAVGAALFVMSDTMLGLDRFRPGVNLSPTLVLGTYYAAQWLIAMSIRPSRPAS, from the coding sequence ATGCCAACGAGGGTTGTACTCCTGACCATTGCCATACTTGGGTCAAGTGCGGTCGCCATTTGGGGACATGAGACGCATTCCGCAAGCCGTTGGGTGGTGTATTTATTCAAGCCGCTGAGCACAGGGCTGATTCTCCTTCTGGCATTGATCGCTCCGGGGCCGGGGTTGGCGCGCTACAAATGGGCGATCGTCACCGGCCTTGCTTTCTCGCTTGCTGGTGACGTCTTCCTCATGTTGCCCGGCAATTTGTTCCTGGCCGGGCTGTTGAGTTTTCTGGTCGCCCACATTGCTTATCTGGTGGCGTTCACCTCCGATGTTCGGTTTGGCAAACGGCCGCTGGTATTTCTCGTCTGGTTCCTGGTCGGTGTGCCCATGCTCCTGCTCCAATGGCCCGGAATTCCCGCCGCCCTGCGGATTCCCGTCGTCCTTTACACGATATTCATCCTGGCGATGGCGGGCCAGGCTACGAGTCGGGCGTTGAGCTTGAGCGTTCCCGGCGCCTGGGCCGCTGCCGTTGGCGCCGCACTGTTCGTCATGTCCGATACCATGCTCGGACTTGACCGGTTTCGACCCGGTGTAAATCTGTCGCCGACTCTGGTGCTGGGCACTTATTACGCGGCCCAATGGCTGATTGCCATGTCAATCCGGCCATCGCGTCCGGCGAGCTGA
- a CDS encoding PQQ-binding-like beta-propeller repeat protein has protein sequence MKKILALGLLAVTTALAQNNWPQFRGERSLGVADTKNLPTTWSTNQNVAWSASVPGWGWSSPIVWGDKIFLTSVIKDGQVEQPKKGLYFGGERPTPSTNLHHWMVYCFDWQSGKKVWEKQVHAGSPSTSVHLKNTYASETPVTDGERVYAYFGNLGLFCLDLNGKEVWSQKWGHFKTAHGWGTAASPVLHKDRLFIVNDNEEKSFLVALNKKTGEQLWRVEREEKSNWATPFVWENEKRTELIVPGRSKVRSYDLDGKLLWEFGGMSSIVIPTPFAKSGLLYVCSGYVGDKNRPVFAIRPAASGDISLKEGETSNQFIAWSEKTAAPYNPSPLVYGDYLYVLFDFGFLNCRDAKTGKQIYDKQRINPDGNSGFTASPWAYDDKIFCLSEDGDTFVFQAGPEYKLIGRNSLGEMCMATPAIARDSLIIRTASKLYRMKNSEAKR, from the coding sequence ATGAAAAAAATACTCGCGCTCGGACTGTTGGCCGTTACAACCGCTCTCGCTCAAAACAACTGGCCGCAATTCCGCGGTGAACGATCGCTCGGCGTGGCCGACACCAAGAACCTGCCAACGACTTGGAGCACGAATCAGAACGTCGCGTGGAGCGCAAGCGTTCCCGGCTGGGGTTGGTCGTCGCCCATCGTTTGGGGTGACAAGATTTTTCTTACGTCGGTCATCAAAGATGGCCAGGTTGAGCAACCGAAGAAGGGACTTTATTTCGGCGGAGAGCGACCAACGCCATCCACAAACCTCCATCATTGGATGGTCTATTGCTTCGACTGGCAGAGCGGAAAGAAGGTGTGGGAGAAACAAGTGCACGCAGGTTCGCCCAGCACTTCTGTTCATCTGAAAAACACTTACGCCTCGGAAACGCCGGTGACCGACGGCGAACGCGTCTATGCCTACTTTGGCAACCTCGGCCTCTTTTGTCTCGACCTGAACGGCAAGGAAGTGTGGTCGCAAAAATGGGGGCATTTCAAAACCGCGCACGGCTGGGGCACGGCCGCTTCGCCAGTGCTGCACAAGGACCGGCTGTTCATCGTCAATGACAACGAGGAGAAATCGTTCCTCGTCGCGTTGAACAAGAAAACCGGCGAGCAACTGTGGCGTGTTGAACGAGAAGAGAAGAGCAACTGGGCCACGCCGTTTGTCTGGGAAAACGAGAAGCGCACGGAGTTGATCGTGCCCGGCCGCTCCAAGGTCCGTTCTTACGATCTCGACGGCAAGCTGCTTTGGGAATTTGGTGGTATGTCGTCCATCGTCATCCCCACTCCGTTCGCAAAATCCGGCTTGCTCTATGTTTGTTCCGGTTATGTCGGCGACAAGAATCGTCCGGTGTTTGCGATTCGTCCCGCTGCGTCGGGCGATATCAGCCTCAAGGAAGGAGAAACGAGCAATCAATTCATAGCGTGGTCCGAAAAAACCGCCGCGCCGTACAATCCCTCGCCGCTGGTCTATGGCGATTACCTTTACGTGCTGTTTGATTTCGGATTTCTGAACTGTCGTGATGCGAAGACCGGCAAACAGATTTACGACAAGCAACGGATCAATCCGGATGGTAACTCCGGATTCACCGCTTCGCCGTGGGCCTATGACGATAAAATCTTTTGCCTCAGCGAAGATGGCGACACCTTCGTTTTTCAAGCCGGCCCGGAATACAAGTTGATTGGCAGGAACAGTCTCGGCGAAATGTGCATGGCCACGCCGGCGATTGCGCGGGACAGTTTGATCATCCGCACCGCTTCAAAGCTTTATCGGATGAAGAACTCGGAGGCGAAGAGGTAA